Proteins encoded together in one Lysinibacillus sp. FSL K6-0232 window:
- a CDS encoding ISL3 family transposase, with the protein MLLPLPSFFEVSFPSDEEPNVFPATVGAYSVPCPICQGKTIRHAQTLRRFRHGYAWHLGFIWIEMAIPRHRCVACDLTFTYDFGLGIIQASSAMFRKELVRRCHGRSIADVAREYELPYTTVERWYYLLAANELTDEIATTICVDEFALRKGHHYATSVLNADSGRILAIVPHRNQDAITTALQKVTGPIRAVVSDFAPAMANAIQAVYPTAIHVLDRFHLVQFFTDAQQRRRRYLGEAKKHHQSRFIDRCLARKPEQLTDEERGFVAQWHQEDLPTKYIYQALNHMRYVLKATTMTQAKRRLTEWFKRYQFHLCSAVSKIAKTLSTREKALLDTIISPLSNGMMEGTNNKIKLIKRRGFGYRNENRLFLRLRLEIGH; encoded by the coding sequence ATGCTATTACCGTTACCATCTTTTTTCGAAGTTTCTTTTCCATCTGACGAAGAACCAAATGTATTTCCTGCTACTGTAGGTGCTTATTCAGTGCCATGTCCAATTTGCCAAGGGAAAACGATTCGTCATGCGCAAACATTACGTCGTTTTCGTCATGGCTATGCTTGGCACCTCGGATTTATTTGGATTGAGATGGCGATTCCACGTCATCGTTGTGTTGCTTGCGACCTCACATTTACCTATGACTTCGGTTTAGGAATTATCCAAGCGTCTTCAGCTATGTTTCGTAAAGAACTTGTAAGGCGTTGCCACGGGCGTTCCATTGCTGATGTGGCACGTGAATATGAACTGCCCTACACGACGGTTGAGCGTTGGTATTACTTGCTGGCAGCTAATGAATTAACGGATGAAATCGCCACTACTATTTGTGTAGACGAGTTCGCTTTGCGCAAAGGACATCATTATGCGACCAGTGTTTTAAATGCCGACTCAGGTCGTATTTTGGCAATTGTTCCTCATCGAAATCAGGACGCTATTACCACTGCTTTACAAAAAGTAACAGGTCCAATTCGTGCGGTGGTCAGTGATTTCGCTCCAGCGATGGCGAATGCGATACAAGCCGTTTATCCCACTGCGATTCATGTGCTGGATCGCTTTCATCTCGTGCAATTTTTCACCGATGCCCAGCAGCGAAGACGCCGGTATTTAGGAGAAGCCAAAAAGCATCATCAATCGCGATTCATTGACCGTTGTTTGGCACGAAAACCTGAACAATTAACGGATGAAGAACGTGGATTTGTTGCACAGTGGCATCAGGAAGATTTGCCTACAAAATACATTTATCAAGCATTGAATCATATGCGTTATGTACTAAAAGCAACAACGATGACACAAGCAAAACGACGATTAACAGAATGGTTTAAACGGTATCAATTTCATCTTTGTAGTGCCGTTTCTAAAATCGCAAAAACATTGAGTACACGTGAAAAAGCATTGCTAGATACCATTATTTCACCGCTATCAAATGGCATGATGGAAGGAACGAATAATAAAATTAAACTTATTAAAAGACGTGGTTTTGGCTATCGAAATGAAAACCGTTTATTTCTTCGTTTACGTTTAGAAATAGGTCACTGA
- a CDS encoding Ger(x)C family spore germination protein has protein sequence MSRKNIAMMIFMLVATLLLTGCWDVTEPQRMYYVRGVGVDYEDNEYITYLQIINFATVAKTEQANPDAAPTEIGQARGKTVEEAIYKLYRSMDQDVFWGHMTFLLFSEKALQNEHAISVIDTFLRFRETRYHIWVYCTQDPIEDVLLVSPLLKRSPTAAKLSNPKNIAEQNSFVDPINLRQLVIGLNEPSYEISIPYVTINKNWETEQEDTTETSFSGVGVLSKDSFKGFIKGQAARGIEWMSDETNQAEVTVQLNNDEQDHLTVDIKKLSVNVKPIVHNNQAAFDVLLKFNVVLNGFKGKLSSDEVREKVSAEIKKEIMDTFKKGLEMDTDVFRLSEYLYRNNVKVWKKVEQDGKIPLTEDSIRKIDIHINKISPGRKTFAETIEE, from the coding sequence ATGAGCCGAAAAAATATCGCAATGATGATTTTTATGCTAGTTGCAACGTTGCTATTAACAGGTTGCTGGGACGTGACAGAGCCGCAGCGAATGTATTATGTACGAGGTGTTGGCGTTGATTACGAGGATAATGAATATATAACCTATTTACAAATTATCAACTTTGCCACTGTTGCCAAAACAGAGCAGGCGAACCCTGATGCTGCGCCTACTGAAATTGGGCAAGCAAGAGGGAAAACAGTTGAGGAAGCCATTTATAAATTATATCGCTCCATGGATCAGGACGTGTTTTGGGGGCATATGACCTTTCTGCTATTCTCTGAAAAAGCCCTGCAAAATGAGCATGCCATTTCGGTGATTGATACATTTTTACGCTTTCGGGAAACACGCTATCATATTTGGGTATATTGTACACAAGACCCTATCGAGGATGTTTTATTAGTATCGCCATTATTAAAACGGTCACCAACCGCTGCGAAGCTAAGTAATCCTAAAAATATTGCAGAGCAAAATTCATTTGTTGATCCTATTAATTTAAGACAGCTTGTGATTGGCTTAAATGAGCCAAGCTATGAGATTAGCATTCCTTATGTGACCATCAATAAAAACTGGGAAACAGAGCAGGAGGATACAACAGAAACGAGCTTTTCAGGTGTTGGTGTGCTGTCCAAAGATAGCTTCAAAGGCTTTATTAAAGGGCAAGCAGCTAGAGGCATTGAATGGATGAGCGATGAAACAAATCAAGCAGAAGTAACCGTCCAGTTAAATAATGACGAGCAAGATCATTTAACCGTTGATATTAAAAAGCTAAGCGTGAACGTAAAGCCCATTGTGCATAATAATCAAGCAGCATTTGATGTGCTTTTAAAATTTAATGTTGTTTTAAATGGCTTTAAGGGTAAGCTCTCATCTGATGAGGTGCGAGAGAAAGTAAGCGCAGAAATCAAAAAAGAAATTATGGATACCTTTAAGAAAGGCTTGGAAATGGATACAGATGTCTTTCGCTTATCCGAATATCTTTATCGGAATAATGTAAAGGTATGGAAAAAGGTAGAACAGGATGGCAAAATTCCCCTAACCGAGGACTCTATTCGTAAAATTGATATCCATATTAATAAAATTAGCCCAGGACGTAAAACATTTGCTGAAACCATTGAAGAATAA